The stretch of DNA CCCTGTGCATCAGCAAAGACGAACCGTGAGAATCCGGTCTTGCCCACCTTGTGTTCAAAGTCCACGGGTGTGGCCTCGACAGGGAGCGTCACCAGATCCGCCAGCGGCACCATGATGCCTTGGGCAGTTTGCGAAGAGAACTCCAAGGCGCCGGTGATCAGCCCAGTCTGGTCATCAACCAGACCGCTACGCGTTGATTCCTCGACGATTGACTGCACCTCCTCCAAGGTAAACGTGGAGGAAACCTCGTCCTGGGGAACGATGCCAAANAGGCGCACAATATGGTTTGCGGTCCAGTTCAACGCCACAATCACGGGGCGGACCACCTTGCCAACAAGCACCAGCGGAGGGGCCAGCAANAGCGCTGCCTTATCCGCTGCAGAAACGCTCATATTCTTGGGAACCATCTCACCAAAGGTCACATGCAAGAAGGTGACCAGGGCTAACGTGATGACAAAGGCGATGGGTGAGGCCACGTTGTCCTGCACACCGATGGCATGTAGCGGCGCAGCCAGCAAGTGATGGATGGCAGGTTCTGAGACGTTCAAGATCAGTAGCGAACACACTGTGATGCCCAGCTGTGAACAAGCAAGCATCAAAGAGACGTTCTCCATGGCACCAAGGGTGATTTTGGCGCGCTTGGAACCAGCGTCGGCCAACGGTTCAATCTGGCTGCGACGTGCGGTCATGACAGCAAATTCTGCTGCAACAAAGAAAGCGTTGCCAAACA from Arthrobacter polaris encodes:
- a CDS encoding hemolysin family protein; translation: MSPWAGIIWLVVLLFGNAFFVAAEFAVMTARRSQIEPLADAGSKRAKITLGAMENVSLMLACSQLGITVCSLLILNVSEPAIHHLLAAPLHAIGVQDNVASPIAFVITLALVTFLHVTFGEMVPKNMSVSAADKAALLLAPPLVLVGKVVRPVIVALNWTANHIVRLFGIVPQDEVSSTFTLEEVQSIVEESTRSGLVDDQTGLITGALEFSSQTAQGIMVPLADLVTLPVEATPVDFEHKVGKTGFSRFVFADAQGALLGYLHLKDVLRIPLERYQMPIGEGRVRSMVNLTATEEIEDVLGTMQRTGSHMARVIDSDERTMGVLFLEDVIEQLVGEIRDATQTQIHERRKA